From one Enterobacter kobei genomic stretch:
- the fieF gene encoding CDF family cation-efflux transporter FieF (FieF, a metal efflux transporter, is a member of the CDF (cation diffusion facilitator) family of transporters.): MNQSYGRLVSRAAVAATILASVLLLIKIVAWWHTGSVSILAALVDSLVDIAASLTNLLVVRYSLQPADDEHTFGHGKAESLAALAQSMFISGSALFLFLTGIQHLARPEPLNAPGIGVVVTVIALLSTVILVTFQRWVVRKTQSQAVRADMLHYQSDVMMNGAILIALGLSWYGWHRADALFALGIGVYILYSALRMGYEAVQSLLDRALPDIERQEIFEIVTRWPGVSGAHDLRTRQSGPTRFIQIHLEMDDNLPLVQAHLVAEQVEQAILQRFPGSDVIIHQDPCSVVPQEKGTSINAL; encoded by the coding sequence ATGAATCAATCTTATGGACGGCTGGTCAGCCGGGCGGCGGTCGCGGCGACGATCCTCGCAAGCGTGTTATTGCTGATCAAAATCGTCGCGTGGTGGCACACCGGTTCGGTGAGTATTCTGGCGGCGCTGGTCGATTCGCTGGTCGATATTGCTGCTTCCCTGACTAACCTGCTGGTCGTGCGTTACTCCTTACAGCCTGCGGATGACGAGCACACCTTTGGTCACGGCAAGGCGGAATCGCTGGCCGCGCTGGCGCAAAGTATGTTTATTTCCGGTTCAGCGCTGTTCCTGTTTTTGACCGGCATACAGCATCTGGCACGCCCTGAACCGCTGAATGCGCCCGGTATCGGGGTGGTCGTAACGGTGATTGCGCTGCTCAGCACTGTGATCCTCGTCACCTTTCAGCGCTGGGTGGTAAGAAAAACCCAAAGCCAGGCGGTACGGGCAGATATGCTTCATTATCAGTCTGATGTTATGATGAATGGCGCTATTCTCATCGCCCTTGGCCTGTCCTGGTATGGCTGGCACCGTGCCGATGCGTTATTTGCATTAGGCATTGGTGTTTACATATTGTACAGCGCGCTACGCATGGGCTATGAAGCGGTCCAGTCATTGCTGGATCGGGCGTTGCCTGACATCGAGCGTCAGGAAATATTCGAAATCGTCACTCGCTGGCCTGGCGTCAGCGGCGCGCACGACCTTCGCACGCGGCAGTCAGGGCCGACCCGCTTTATACAGATTCATTTGGAAATGGATGACAATCTCCCGCTTGTTCAGGCGCATCTGGTGGCTGAACAGGTCGAGCAGGCGATCCTGCAACGCTTTCCGGGCTCAGATGTCATCATCCATCAGGATCCTTGTTCGGTAGTACCTCAGGAAAAGGGTACGTCAATCAATGCTTTGTGA